A single window of Hemicordylus capensis ecotype Gifberg chromosome 15, rHemCap1.1.pri, whole genome shotgun sequence DNA harbors:
- the SMARCB1 gene encoding SWI/SNF-related matrix-associated actin-dependent regulator of chromatin subfamily B member 1 has product MMMMALSKTFGQKPVKFQLEEDGEFYMIGSEVGNYLRMFRGSLYKRYPSLWRRLATVEERKKIVASSHESQRSHSPRRYHGYTTLATSVTLLKASEVEEILDGNDEKYKAVSISTEPPTYLREQKAKRNSQWVPTLPNSSHHLDAVPCSTTINRNRMGRDKKRTFPLCFDDHDPAVIHENASQPEVLVPIRLDMEIDGQKLRDAFTWNMNEKLMTPEMFSEILCDDLDLNPLTFVPAIASAIRQQIESYPTDSLLEDQSDQRVIIKLNIHVGNISLVDQFEWDMSEKENSPEKFALKLCSELGLGGEFVTTIAYSIRGQLSWHQKTYAFSENPLPTVEIAIRNTGDADQWCPLLETLTDAEMEKKIRDQDRNTRRMRRLANTAPAW; this is encoded by the exons atgatgatgatggctcTGAGCAAGACCTTCGGGCAGAAGCCCGTCAAGTTCCAGCTCGAGGAGGACGGGGAGTTCTACATGATCGGCTCCGAG GTGGGCAACTACTTGCGGATGTTCCGTGGCTCGCTCTACAAGAGGTACCCCTCGCTCTGGAGGCGGCTGGCCACGgtggaagagaggaagaagattGTGGCCTCTTCCCACG AATCTCAGCGGAGCCACAGCCCCAGAAGAT ATCATGGTTATACCACCCTAGCTACTAGCGTGACTCTCCTGAAGGCGTCTGAAGTAGAAGAGATCTTGGATGGAAATGATGAGAAGTACAAGGCCGTATCAATCAGCACGGAGCCCCCTACCTACCTTCG AGAACAGAAGGCCAAAAGGAACAGCCAGTGGGTCCCAACCCTTCCCAACAGCTCCCACCACCTGGACGCTGTACCGTGCTCGACAACCATTAACAGAAACCGGATGGGCAGAGACAAGAAGAGAACATTCCCGCTCTG CTTTGATGACCACGACCCTGCTGTGATTCACGAGAACGCCTCACAGCCGGAGGTGCTGGTTCCCATCCGGCTGGACATGGAGATAGATGGGCAGAAGCTGAGAGACGCTTTTACGTGGAATATGAATG AAAAACTCATGACCCCGGAAATGTTTTCGGAGATTCTTTGTGACGACCTGGACTTGAATCCCCTGACCTTTGTTCCTGCGATTGCATCGGCGATACGGCAGCAGATCGAATCCTACCCGACAGACAGTCTCTTGGAGGACCAGTCGGATCAGCGCGTCATTATTAAG CTGAACATCCATGTGGGGAACATCTCCCTGGTGGATCAGTTTGAGTGGGACATGTCCGAGAAGGAGAATTCCCCCGAGAAGTTTGCCCTGAAGCTGTGCTCGGAGTTGGGGCTGGGCGGCGAGTTTGTCACCACCATTGCGTACAGCATCCGGGGGCAGCTGAGCTGGCATCAGAAGACCTACGCCTTCAG CGAGAACCCTCTGCCGACCGTGGAAATCGCCATTCGTAACACTGGAGATGCCGACCAGTGGTGCCCTTTACTTGAAACCCTGACCGATGCGGAGATGGAGAAGAAGATCCGAGACCAAGACAGAAACACCCG ACGCATGCGGCGTTTGGCCAACACAGCTCCTGCCTGGTAA